The Cylindrospermopsis curvispora GIHE-G1 genome contains a region encoding:
- a CDS encoding Uma2 family endonuclease has product MNPVPRVSQSSTTTQNVTPPRETFDLPDHTQLPDSDDDFVKNFQEHPQSIILTTSIEPLLKKIHPNGDYCIGQDSGIYWRFTDPPEKGVEAPDWFYVPGVPSRLNGQLRRSYVLWKEKVPPFIVIEFASKNGKEEKDSSPPPEGDEIDPETGKLKKAGKFWVYEQAVKIPYYAIFNGFKGTLEVYHLERKRYKEIKANRRGHYAIPEMGIELGILYDNQKPPTPWLRWWDNKGNLLLTGNELAEQAEAIAIRERLAKEKEREAKERAEAIASQERMAKEKEREAKERAEAIASQERLAKEQERQQKEKLAAYLRSLGIDPEKI; this is encoded by the coding sequence ATGAACCCCGTACCCCGTGTGTCCCAATCTTCAACTACCACCCAAAATGTAACCCCCCCTAGGGAAACTTTCGACCTACCAGACCATACCCAGTTACCGGACTCCGATGACGATTTTGTGAAAAATTTCCAAGAACACCCACAAAGCATAATATTAACCACATCAATTGAACCATTACTGAAAAAAATCCATCCCAACGGAGACTATTGTATAGGACAGGATAGTGGCATATATTGGCGATTCACAGATCCTCCAGAAAAAGGGGTAGAAGCACCAGACTGGTTCTATGTTCCCGGAGTGCCATCCAGGCTAAATGGGCAATTGAGAAGGTCATATGTGCTATGGAAGGAAAAAGTACCTCCCTTCATAGTGATAGAATTCGCGTCTAAAAATGGAAAGGAGGAAAAAGACAGTTCCCCTCCACCAGAAGGGGATGAAATAGATCCAGAAACCGGGAAACTAAAAAAAGCGGGGAAGTTTTGGGTGTATGAACAAGCGGTAAAGATACCATATTATGCCATATTTAATGGTTTTAAGGGTACACTAGAGGTATATCATTTAGAGAGAAAAAGATACAAAGAAATAAAGGCGAATAGGCGAGGACACTATGCCATACCGGAGATGGGTATAGAATTGGGAATACTGTATGACAACCAGAAACCACCCACACCGTGGTTAAGATGGTGGGATAATAAGGGGAATCTCTTATTGACAGGAAATGAGCTTGCGGAACAAGCGGAAGCGATCGCTATTCGTGAGCGTCTGGCTAAAGAAAAGGAACGAGAAGCTAAAGAGCGAGCAGAAGCGATCGCATCTCAAGAACGCATGGCTAAAGAAAAGGAACGAGAAGCTAAAGAGCGAGCAGAAGCGATCGCATCTCAAGAGCGTCTGGCTAAAGAACAGGAGCGCCAACAAAAAGAAAAACTAGCTGCTTATCTACGTTCTCTTGGGATTGACCCAGAGAAAATATAA
- a CDS encoding Uma2 family endonuclease: MSQPSTTTQNVTLPEEPLDLPDHTQLPDSNDDFVKNFQEHPQSIILTTSIELLLKKIHPNGDYCIGQDSGIYWRFTEPPEKGVEAPDWFYVPGVPSRLNGQLRRSYVLWKEKVPPFIVIEFASKNGKEEKDSSPPPEGDEIDPETGKLKKAGKFWVYEQAVKIPYYAIFNGFKGTLEVYHLERKRYKEIKANRRGHYAIPEMGIELGILYDNQKPPTPWLRWWDNKGDLLLTGNERAEQAEAIAIRERLAKEQEREAKEQERQQKEKLAAYLRSLGIDPEKI; the protein is encoded by the coding sequence GTGTCCCAACCTTCAACTACCACCCAAAATGTAACCCTCCCTGAGGAACCCCTCGACCTACCAGACCATACCCAGTTACCGGACTCCAATGACGATTTTGTGAAAAATTTCCAAGAACACCCACAAAGCATAATATTAACCACATCAATTGAACTATTACTGAAAAAAATCCATCCCAACGGAGACTATTGTATAGGACAGGATAGTGGCATATATTGGCGATTCACAGAACCTCCAGAAAAAGGGGTAGAAGCACCAGACTGGTTCTATGTTCCCGGAGTACCATCCAGGCTAAATGGGCAATTGAGAAGGTCATATGTGCTATGGAAGGAAAAAGTACCTCCCTTCATAGTGATAGAATTTGCGTCTAAAAATGGAAAGGAGGAAAAAGACAGTTCCCCTCCACCAGAAGGGGATGAAATAGATCCAGAAACTGGGAAACTAAAAAAAGCGGGGAAGTTTTGGGTGTATGAACAAGCGGTAAAGATACCATATTATGCCATATTTAATGGTTTTAAGGGTACACTAGAGGTATATCATTTAGAGAGAAAAAGATACAAAGAAATAAAGGCGAATAGGCGAGGACACTATGCCATACCGGAGATGGGTATAGAGTTGGGAATACTGTATGACAACCAGAAACCACCCACACCGTGGTTAAGATGGTGGGATAATAAGGGGGACTTGTTATTGACAGGAAATGAGCGTGCAGAACAAGCGGAAGCGATCGCTATTCGTGAGCGTCTGGCTAAAGAACAGGAACGAGAAGCTAAAGAACAGGAACGCCAACAAAAAGAAAAACTAGCTGCTTATCTACGCTCCCTTGGCATTGACCCAGAGAAAATATAA
- a CDS encoding Uma2 family endonuclease: MNPVPRVSQSSTTTQNVTLPEEPLDLPDHTQLPDSDDDFVKNFQEHPQSIILTTSIEPLLKKIHPNGDYCIGQDSGIYWRFTEPPEKGVEAPDWFYVPGVPSRLNGQLRRSYVLWKEKVPPFIVIEFASKNGKEEKDSSPPPEGDEIDPETGKPKKAGKFWVYEQAVKIPYYAIFNGFKGTLEVYHLERKRYKEIKANRRGHYAIPEMGIELGILYDNQKPPTPWLRWWDNKGNLLLTGNELAEQAEVIAIRERLAKERAEAIASQERLAREQAETIASQERQQKEKLAAYLRSLGIDPEKI, translated from the coding sequence ATGAACCCCGTACCCCGTGTGTCCCAATCTTCAACTACCACCCAAAATGTAACCCTCCCTGAGGAACCCCTCGACCTACCAGACCATACCCAGTTACCGGACTCCGATGACGATTTTGTGAAAAATTTCCAAGAACACCCACAAAGCATAATATTAACCACATCAATTGAACCATTACTGAAAAAAATCCATCCCAACGGAGACTATTGTATAGGACAGGATAGTGGCATATATTGGCGATTCACAGAACCTCCAGAAAAAGGGGTAGAAGCACCAGACTGGTTCTATGTTCCCGGAGTGCCATCCAGACTAAATGGGCAATTGAGAAGGTCATATGTGCTATGGAAGGAAAAAGTACCTCCCTTCATAGTGATAGAATTCGCGTCTAAAAATGGAAAGGAGGAAAAAGACAGTTCCCCTCCACCAGAAGGGGATGAAATAGATCCAGAAACCGGGAAACCAAAAAAAGCGGGGAAGTTTTGGGTGTACGAACAAGCGGTGAAGATACCATATTATGCCATATTTAATGGTTTTAAGGGTACACTAGAGGTATATCATTTAGAGAGAAAAAGATACAAAGAAATAAAGGCGAATAGGCGAGGACACTATGCCATACCGGAGATGGGTATAGAGTTGGGAATACTGTATGACAACCAGAAACCACCCACACCGTGGTTAAGATGGTGGGATAATAAGGGGAATCTCTTATTGACAGGAAATGAGCTTGCGGAACAAGCGGAAGTTATCGCTATTCGTGAGCGTCTGGCTAAAGAGCGAGCAGAAGCGATCGCATCTCAAGAGCGTCTGGCTAGAGAGCAAGCAGAAACTATCGCATCTCAGGAGCGCCAACAAAAAGAAAAACTAGCTGCTTATCTACGTTCTCTTGGGATTGACCCAGAGAAAATATAA
- a CDS encoding FtsZ/tubulin family protein, producing MSNYIIGIGGTGAKSIEAIIQLTSIGLFGEQSLRLLFVDTDETNGNVNRALKSLDIYNKCYKLGLQGKHPWMKTAIESFSRPWSPFDDIDNVANKNLAVIFKYNLIKQNEPALGNLFDVLYTSKEREASLDVGFRGRPNIGAAVMSQVISQVKMDTNDNDFWGNLMRQIQQDAGGGKRPKIFLCGSIFGGTGASGLPTIGRLIHSELETLGIREKVDLGCLFVLPYFSFTPEENGEEVYARSEQFLLNTEAALRYYGSRPQEFDVVYLLGNQQLSPVKNFSIGRNTQCNDPHFIELYAALAGREFLLTPPAAEKKVVLMNRENQGTLTWEDIPDMQKVKAEMVKATRFAFAWLSNIAPELKKARDLGEKKFRIRVGTSWFVKFFPAPKGISGGGNSLSVDFNDAEQQEAMEKITDWCEDYLRWLGDIHESSGEKIQLFHKEYIRSLKDDNLANLIFEQGDSRGQDKKSQDTIQKLKESLKPKDIDPPKLGTIGLAKSLYHVCRLTD from the coding sequence ATGTCAAATTATATAATTGGAATTGGTGGTACTGGGGCTAAATCCATTGAAGCAATAATTCAATTAACCTCCATTGGGCTTTTTGGGGAACAATCCCTAAGGTTATTGTTTGTGGATACTGATGAAACCAATGGAAATGTTAACAGGGCTTTAAAGAGTTTAGACATATATAATAAATGTTATAAACTCGGTTTACAAGGTAAACACCCGTGGATGAAAACAGCGATTGAATCCTTTTCACGTCCATGGTCACCATTTGATGATATTGACAATGTTGCCAACAAAAACTTGGCAGTTATTTTTAAATACAATCTGATTAAACAAAATGAACCAGCCCTGGGTAACTTGTTTGATGTACTTTATACATCAAAAGAGCGAGAAGCCAGCTTGGATGTGGGTTTTAGGGGAAGACCCAATATTGGGGCGGCGGTGATGAGCCAGGTGATAAGCCAGGTAAAAATGGATACTAATGATAATGATTTTTGGGGAAATCTGATGCGGCAAATTCAACAGGATGCTGGAGGAGGAAAGCGACCAAAAATCTTTTTATGTGGTTCAATTTTTGGGGGAACAGGAGCTTCAGGACTGCCAACCATTGGCAGATTAATTCATAGTGAATTAGAAACACTAGGAATTAGGGAGAAAGTGGATTTAGGTTGTCTATTTGTCTTGCCTTATTTCAGCTTTACGCCTGAAGAGAATGGGGAGGAAGTTTACGCCCGTTCCGAACAGTTTCTTTTAAACACAGAAGCAGCACTCCGTTATTATGGCAGTCGACCTCAAGAATTTGATGTAGTCTATTTATTGGGTAATCAACAATTATCCCCAGTTAAGAACTTTAGCATAGGTAGAAACACTCAATGTAATGATCCTCATTTTATTGAACTTTATGCTGCACTAGCTGGGAGAGAATTTTTATTAACCCCCCCAGCGGCGGAAAAAAAAGTGGTGTTAATGAACCGAGAAAATCAAGGAACCCTAACCTGGGAAGATATTCCAGACATGCAAAAAGTAAAAGCAGAAATGGTGAAAGCCACCCGTTTTGCCTTTGCTTGGTTATCTAATATTGCCCCAGAATTAAAAAAAGCTAGGGACTTAGGCGAAAAGAAATTCAGAATTCGTGTTGGTACGAGTTGGTTTGTGAAATTCTTCCCAGCTCCTAAAGGTATTTCTGGGGGAGGTAACAGTTTAAGCGTTGATTTTAATGATGCCGAACAACAAGAAGCAATGGAAAAAATTACCGATTGGTGTGAGGACTATTTGCGCTGGTTAGGGGATATTCATGAATCATCAGGGGAGAAGATCCAATTATTTCACAAGGAGTATATTAGAAGTCTGAAAGATGATAACTTGGCAAATCTAATATTTGAACAAGGTGACAGTCGGGGTCAAGATAAAAAATCTCAGGACACAATTCAGAAACTTAAAGAAAGTTTAAAACCCAAGGATATAGATCCTCCGAAATTGGGAACTATTGGTCTAGCTAAGTCCTTGTATCATGTTTGTAGATTAACAGACTGA